In Staphylococcus lloydii, the following proteins share a genomic window:
- the pta gene encoding phosphate acetyltransferase has protein sequence MMSLLDVLQQKLSGKNVRIVLPEGEDERVLSAAVQLQESDLVAPVLLGNEANVKALANDKNLDISNLEIIDPATSELRSELVAAFVERRKGKATEEQAQEMLNDVNYFGTMLVYTGKAEGLVSGAAHSTGDTVRPALQIIKTKPGVSKTSGIFFMIKDDKQYIFGDCAINPTLEAQDLAEIAVESAKSAQSFGMSPRVAMLSFSTKGSAKSDDVEKVSTAVELAQQKIKEDNLTDVIVDGEFQFDAAIVPEVAKKKAPDAQIQGDANVFVFPSLEAGNIGYKIAQRLGGYDAVGPVLQGLNSPVNDLSRGCSTEDVYNLSIITAAQSLQ, from the coding sequence ATTATGTCTTTATTAGATGTATTACAACAAAAACTTTCAGGGAAAAATGTAAGAATCGTCTTACCTGAAGGTGAAGATGAAAGAGTATTATCGGCAGCTGTACAATTACAAGAAAGTGATTTAGTTGCGCCAGTTTTATTAGGAAACGAAGCGAATGTCAAAGCTTTAGCAAACGATAAAAACTTAGATATTTCAAATTTAGAAATCATTGATCCGGCTACAAGTGAATTACGTAGTGAATTAGTAGCTGCTTTTGTAGAACGTCGTAAAGGTAAAGCTACGGAAGAACAAGCACAAGAAATGTTAAACGATGTAAATTATTTTGGTACTATGCTTGTTTATACTGGCAAAGCAGAAGGATTAGTAAGTGGTGCTGCTCATTCTACAGGAGATACTGTACGCCCAGCCTTACAAATCATTAAAACGAAACCAGGTGTATCTAAAACATCAGGCATCTTCTTTATGATTAAAGATGACAAACAATATATCTTCGGAGATTGCGCAATCAATCCTACATTAGAAGCTCAAGACTTAGCAGAAATTGCAGTTGAAAGTGCAAAATCGGCACAATCATTTGGTATGTCTCCTCGCGTAGCAATGTTAAGTTTCTCAACTAAAGGCTCAGCTAAGTCTGACGATGTTGAAAAAGTTTCTACGGCAGTTGAATTAGCACAACAAAAAATCAAAGAAGATAACTTAACTGACGTTATTGTCGATGGTGAATTCCAATTTGACGCTGCTATTGTACCAGAAGTAGCTAAGAAGAAAGCACCAGATGCCCAAATACAAGGTGATGCTAACGTATTTGTATTCCCAAGCTTGGAAGCTGGTAATATAGGTTATAAAATTGCACAACGTTTAGGTGGTTATGATGCAGTAGGTCCAGTATTACAAGGACTTAACTCACCAGTTAATGACTTATCACGTGGTTGTTCAACAGAAGACGTTTATAACCTTTCTATTATTACTGCGGCTCAATCATTACAATAA
- a CDS encoding MDR family MFS transporter, whose protein sequence is MERESHNKIPQHILVAAWSIALGAIAPMLDSTMVNIAIKQLSATFHTTLSLLQWAITGYILALALAVPISGWLMNKFNGKRVFINAVITFGIISLCVGFSNSVILFIVFRVIQGFSAGIITTLMSTLLVKVAGEAYLGRVIAIVTTPMILGPILGPVLGGVLLQLASWQWLFFINVIVTIVAVPLMMKNLPQFEPFKKHQKLDLVGLLLLAVFTVTIIYGVTSASQFNNFNNKSTVLFMIIGAVMFIAYVIYDRMSKRPTVLPLELFKTRNFAVSSVGLLLANMAILGPMIILPLFFQTFKHYTEIQAAIALIPQGVGMLITRPFIGKATDKYGAKRVLLISIILSLIGSVPLIFITNHTPMIWILLTLFVRGLCVGGIMLPLTSNAYKGLAEEQLPEAGVGVNIIEQLGTTFGTAIIATIVASYTTHIHTSSNHSIVGYHWSFLFAAILLLCIIIPSSLLKTSTKH, encoded by the coding sequence ATGGAACGAGAATCTCATAATAAAATTCCACAACATATATTAGTTGCTGCGTGGTCTATCGCTTTAGGTGCGATTGCGCCTATGTTAGATTCCACGATGGTCAACATTGCTATAAAACAATTATCAGCTACATTTCATACAACTTTAAGCTTATTACAATGGGCGATTACAGGATATATATTAGCTCTAGCATTAGCTGTACCAATCTCTGGTTGGTTGATGAACAAATTTAATGGCAAGCGTGTATTTATCAATGCTGTCATTACTTTTGGTATTATTTCTCTGTGTGTTGGATTTAGTAATTCTGTAATTTTATTTATCGTCTTTAGAGTGATTCAAGGCTTTAGCGCTGGTATTATTACGACGCTAATGTCTACGCTATTAGTAAAAGTTGCAGGTGAAGCCTATTTAGGACGTGTGATTGCTATTGTAACGACACCTATGATATTAGGACCGATATTAGGTCCCGTTTTAGGTGGTGTGTTATTACAATTAGCGTCATGGCAATGGTTATTTTTCATTAACGTTATAGTAACAATCGTTGCAGTACCCTTAATGATGAAAAATTTACCTCAATTTGAGCCATTTAAGAAGCATCAAAAATTAGATTTAGTAGGTTTGCTTCTTTTAGCCGTGTTCACTGTAACAATAATTTATGGCGTTACTAGTGCTTCACAGTTTAATAATTTCAATAATAAAAGTACGGTACTGTTTATGATAATAGGCGCAGTTATGTTTATTGCATATGTCATTTATGATCGTATGAGTAAAAGACCGACTGTATTACCGTTAGAACTTTTTAAAACGAGAAATTTCGCTGTATCAAGTGTTGGGCTGTTGTTAGCGAATATGGCAATTTTAGGTCCTATGATTATTTTGCCATTGTTTTTTCAAACGTTTAAACACTATACTGAAATTCAAGCTGCGATAGCACTTATTCCCCAAGGTGTGGGAATGTTAATTACAAGACCATTTATTGGTAAAGCGACAGATAAATATGGCGCTAAGCGCGTGTTATTAATTAGTATTATTTTATCTCTTATAGGTTCGGTGCCACTAATATTCATTACGAATCATACACCGATGATTTGGATACTATTAACACTGTTTGTACGTGGCTTATGTGTCGGAGGTATTATGTTACCTTTAACAAGTAATGCTTATAAAGGACTTGCAGAAGAACAATTGCCTGAAGCGGGTGTCGGCGTAAATATAATTGAACAATTAGGTACCACTTTCGGTACGGCAATTATTGCCACAATTGTAGCGAGCTATACGACTCATATTCATACGTCTAGCAATCATTCGATTGTAGGTTATCATTGGAGCTTTCTATTTGCAGCGATTTTACTACTTTGTATTATTATTCCTAGTAGTTTGCTTAAAACATCAACGAAGCATTAA
- a CDS encoding threonine/serine exporter family protein, with product MTTLNKLTENSNEKLVKDVVVLAGRILLESGAEGTRVEDTMTRIANALGYTESNSFVTNTVINFMLHNESNPRIFRIKTRDTNLFRISRTNGVSRKIAKNEISLVDAYKELEKIYSEQSIQHDLVYKFIAASIISVSFLYLQGGHLIDVFTALFAGAFGYIVVEILDRKLHTHFIPEFFGATVIGLLAVLGNHLFPGGSIETIIIAAVMPIVPGVLITNAIQDLFGGHMLMFTTKSLEALVTAFGIGAGVGTILIIV from the coding sequence ATGACAACTTTAAATAAATTAACTGAAAATTCCAACGAAAAACTAGTCAAAGATGTGGTTGTGCTTGCTGGCCGTATTTTACTCGAATCAGGTGCTGAAGGCACACGTGTAGAAGATACGATGACACGTATCGCAAACGCACTCGGTTACACAGAAAGCAATAGCTTTGTAACCAACACAGTAATCAATTTTATGTTACATAACGAATCTAATCCGAGGATTTTCAGAATAAAAACGCGTGATACTAACTTATTTCGTATTTCACGTACAAATGGTGTATCCCGAAAAATTGCTAAAAATGAAATATCTTTAGTAGATGCATATAAAGAATTAGAAAAAATTTACAGTGAACAAAGCATACAGCATGATTTAGTTTATAAATTTATCGCTGCAAGTATAATATCTGTAAGCTTTTTATATTTACAAGGTGGTCACTTAATAGACGTTTTCACAGCTTTATTTGCTGGTGCATTTGGCTATATCGTTGTAGAAATTTTAGATCGTAAATTACATACACATTTTATACCTGAATTTTTTGGCGCAACCGTCATCGGTTTATTGGCTGTTCTCGGTAATCATTTATTCCCCGGTGGTTCTATAGAAACCATAATTATCGCTGCCGTCATGCCTATCGTCCCGGGTGTATTAATAACGAACGCAATCCAAGATTTATTTGGTGGACATATGTTAATGTTTACAACTAAATCGCTCGAAGCACTTGTTACCGCTTTTGGTATCGGAGCTGGCGTCGGTACAATTTTAATCATAGTTTAG
- a CDS encoding MarR family transcriptional regulator produces MNKEEKLITEMRSLYQKIVWLNKPQMQKELKGYTATEVHCVEAIQEIDNPNVQKLSRELYMTRGAISKLTKKLIAKELIESYQRDDNKKEIYYKLTTKGYEVFAIHERLHAQFQERDRKVFENVKDEQYDAMLSFIEQYSAHLDEEIEQQEQNK; encoded by the coding sequence ATGAATAAAGAAGAAAAACTCATTACTGAAATGAGATCACTTTATCAAAAAATAGTGTGGTTAAATAAGCCACAAATGCAAAAAGAACTTAAAGGGTATACGGCTACTGAAGTTCACTGTGTGGAAGCAATTCAAGAAATAGACAATCCAAACGTACAAAAGTTGTCACGTGAATTATATATGACGCGAGGTGCGATTAGTAAATTAACGAAGAAATTAATAGCCAAAGAACTTATCGAAAGTTATCAACGTGATGATAATAAAAAAGAAATTTATTACAAGTTAACGACTAAAGGCTATGAAGTTTTTGCAATACATGAACGTTTACATGCACAATTTCAAGAACGAGATCGTAAAGTATTTGAAAATGTTAAAGATGAACAATACGATGCGATGTTGTCTTTTATTGAACAGTATTCTGCACATCTTGATGAAGAGATTGAACAGCAAGAACAAAATAAATAG
- the hemQ gene encoding hydrogen peroxide-dependent heme synthase yields MPQAPETLDGWYSLHLFYAIDWTTLRLVPETDRQTMVEELQSFLTKHESARTNNAGDHAFYNITGQKADILLWVLRPELKDLNAVENEFNKLQITDYLIPTYSYVSIIELGNYLAGKSDEDPYENPHIKPRLFPELPTSEYICFYPMDKRRNETYNWYMLPLEKRQELMYNHGKIGRKYAGKIKQFITGSVGLDDYEWGVTLFADDPLQFKKIVYEMRFDETTARYGDFGSFYVGQIIKSEQLPSFFAL; encoded by the coding sequence ATGCCACAAGCACCAGAAACTTTAGATGGTTGGTATAGCTTACATTTATTTTATGCTATAGATTGGACAACTTTACGCTTAGTTCCAGAAACAGATCGTCAAACTATGGTCGAGGAACTTCAATCATTTTTAACAAAACATGAATCTGCACGTACTAACAATGCCGGAGATCATGCTTTTTACAACATTACAGGACAAAAAGCCGACATATTACTATGGGTCTTAAGACCTGAATTAAAAGATTTAAACGCTGTAGAAAATGAGTTTAACAAATTACAAATTACAGATTATTTAATCCCAACATATTCATACGTTTCAATTATTGAATTAGGAAATTATCTAGCAGGCAAATCAGATGAAGACCCATATGAAAACCCACATATCAAACCTAGATTATTCCCAGAATTGCCAACTTCAGAATATATTTGTTTCTATCCTATGGATAAACGTCGTAACGAAACTTATAACTGGTATATGTTACCACTTGAAAAACGCCAAGAGTTAATGTATAACCACGGAAAAATCGGACGTAAATATGCAGGTAAAATCAAACAATTCATTACAGGTTCTGTTGGCTTAGACGATTACGAATGGGGCGTTACACTATTTGCTGACGATCCATTACAATTCAAAAAAATAGTTTATGAAATGAGATTCGATGAGACTACCGCTCGTTATGGTGACTTTGGTAGTTTCTATGTAGGACAAATTATTAAAAGTGAACAATTGCCTTCATTCTTTGCACTTTAA
- a CDS encoding threonine/serine exporter family protein: protein MFWILNLIFSYAASLFFGVIFDVPKRLYNTAGIVGASGWMVYIFFSEGLELHKIYSSFFGSLALGLLSHIMARLKKEPAIIFMIPGIIPLVPGGLAFDATKNLILVQFSKAINTMLEVTLIAGAIALGLLFADQFWKLIISGTKRTRRKI from the coding sequence ATGTTTTGGATATTAAATTTAATATTTAGTTATGCTGCCTCATTGTTCTTCGGCGTTATTTTTGACGTTCCAAAACGCCTCTATAATACTGCTGGTATCGTAGGTGCAAGTGGCTGGATGGTATATATTTTCTTTTCAGAAGGTTTAGAACTTCATAAAATTTATAGTAGTTTTTTTGGTAGTTTAGCTTTAGGACTACTAAGTCACATTATGGCTCGTTTAAAAAAAGAACCTGCTATTATTTTTATGATTCCTGGTATCATTCCTTTAGTACCCGGAGGATTAGCATTTGATGCTACAAAAAATTTAATCTTAGTACAATTTAGTAAGGCGATCAATACAATGTTGGAAGTCACTTTAATCGCCGGTGCTATAGCTTTAGGATTATTATTTGCCGATCAATTTTGGAAATTAATTATCTCTGGCACGAAACGTACTCGCCGTAAAATATAG
- a CDS encoding phosphomevalonate kinase, with amino-acid sequence MIQVKAPGKLYIAGEYAVTEPGYKSVLIAVDRFVTATIEEADITQSSIHSKTLHHEPITFQRREDNIVLSDVNAAQQLKYVITAIEVFEQYVRSNNIKLKHFHLTIDSNLDDASGHKYGLGSSAAVLVSIVKALNEFYDMQLSNLYIYKLAVIANMKLQSLSSCGDIAVSVYTGWLAYSTFDHEWVMQQIEDTSVNEVLKKNWPGLHIEPLQAPENMEVLIGWTGSPASSHHLVSEVKRLKSDPTFYGKFLEQSHACVEKLIHAFKTNHIKGVQQMIRHNRSIIQQMDREATIDIETPHLKTLCDIAEAHGGAAKTSGAGGGDCGITIIRSDVNKNAIYDEWQRNNVQPLEFNIHHGQ; translated from the coding sequence ATGATTCAAGTGAAAGCACCCGGTAAATTATATATCGCTGGCGAATATGCAGTGACTGAACCAGGTTACAAATCTGTATTGATAGCAGTAGATCGTTTCGTAACGGCTACGATTGAAGAAGCGGATATAACCCAAAGTTCTATACATTCAAAAACATTACACCACGAACCCATTACCTTCCAGCGACGTGAAGATAATATCGTTCTATCTGATGTGAACGCTGCGCAACAATTAAAATACGTAATTACTGCAATAGAAGTGTTTGAACAATATGTTCGCAGTAACAATATTAAGCTAAAACATTTCCATCTAACAATTGATAGTAATTTGGATGATGCTTCTGGCCATAAATATGGTCTCGGTTCAAGTGCAGCTGTATTAGTCTCAATAGTAAAAGCGTTAAATGAATTTTATGACATGCAATTATCAAATCTTTATATTTATAAACTGGCGGTTATTGCCAACATGAAATTACAAAGTTTAAGCTCTTGTGGAGATATTGCAGTAAGTGTTTATACTGGGTGGCTTGCTTACAGTACATTTGATCACGAGTGGGTTATGCAACAAATTGAAGATACTTCTGTTAATGAAGTATTAAAGAAAAACTGGCCAGGTTTACACATTGAACCACTTCAAGCGCCAGAAAATATGGAAGTACTCATAGGGTGGACTGGTTCTCCAGCTTCTTCTCACCATTTAGTGAGTGAAGTTAAAAGACTAAAATCTGACCCTACTTTTTACGGTAAATTTTTAGAACAATCACATGCTTGTGTAGAAAAGTTAATTCATGCCTTTAAGACTAATCATATTAAAGGTGTGCAGCAGATGATTCGTCACAATCGTTCGATTATTCAACAGATGGATCGTGAGGCGACGATTGATATCGAAACGCCACATTTGAAAACATTATGTGACATTGCAGAAGCACATGGTGGTGCCGCGAAGACGTCGGGTGCAGGCGGTGGCGACTGTGGTATTACAATTATACGCAGTGACGTTAACAAAAATGCTATCTATGACGAATGGCAACGTAATAATGTACAACCATTAGAATTTAATATACATCACGGGCAATAA
- a CDS encoding lipoate--protein ligase family protein — MDIASKYFNGVDWRYIDHSSGLEPMQSFAFDDTFSESVGREESSNVVRTWIHQHVVILGIHDSRLPFLKDGIRYLTDEQGYNAIVRNSGGLGVVLDQGILNISLIFKGKTETTIDEAFSVMYLLVAKMFEDEDVEIETHEIERSYCPGKFDLSINGKKFAGISQRRVRGGIAVQVYLCIEGSGAERAQMMKTFYERAKQGQDTKFTYPNIEPHCMASLATLLDREITVQDVMFQLLYALKDLGGRLNMEPITDIEWSRYEGYFDKIIARNEKINTFMEN, encoded by the coding sequence ATGGATATAGCAAGTAAATATTTCAATGGCGTAGACTGGCGTTACATTGATCATTCTTCAGGTTTAGAACCTATGCAATCATTTGCATTCGATGACACTTTTTCTGAAAGTGTAGGGAGAGAAGAATCAAGTAACGTCGTACGCACTTGGATTCATCAACACGTTGTTATTTTGGGTATCCATGATTCGCGATTGCCTTTTTTAAAAGATGGCATACGTTATTTAACAGATGAGCAAGGTTATAATGCCATAGTAAGAAACTCTGGTGGACTCGGTGTCGTTTTAGACCAAGGTATTTTAAATATTTCGTTAATCTTCAAAGGCAAAACTGAAACGACAATTGATGAAGCATTTAGTGTGATGTACTTACTCGTTGCTAAAATGTTTGAAGATGAAGACGTTGAAATAGAAACGCACGAAATTGAACGTTCGTATTGTCCAGGAAAATTTGATTTAAGTATCAATGGGAAAAAGTTTGCTGGTATATCTCAAAGACGTGTAAGAGGCGGTATAGCCGTTCAAGTGTATTTGTGTATTGAAGGTTCAGGAGCTGAACGTGCACAAATGATGAAAACATTTTACGAGAGAGCAAAACAAGGACAAGATACAAAATTCACTTATCCTAATATTGAACCTCATTGTATGGCATCTTTAGCAACATTATTAGATCGAGAAATTACAGTACAAGATGTTATGTTCCAATTGCTTTATGCGTTAAAAGATTTAGGTGGTCGTTTAAATATGGAACCTATTACAGACATTGAATGGTCTCGCTATGAAGGTTATTTTGATAAAATAATTGCGCGAAACGAAAAGATTAATACTTTTATGGAAAACTAA
- the mvk gene encoding mevalonate kinase, giving the protein MTQYGYGEANGKVILIGEHAVTFGQPAIAIPFTSGVVRATITSRDDDEKSYISSDVYTGNLATAPEHLKAVTTRFIEKYNIKEPIKVTIETNLPPSRGLGSSAAFAVAFIRASYDYLDQPLSDELLISEANWSERIAHGKPSGIDTQTIVSNKPVWFKQGNVENLKTLTLNGYMVIVDTGIQGSTKESVEDVHNLCDSDDKYLQYIEHIGKMVYDASDAIKDSNFNKLATIFNSCQECLRYLTVSHEKIELILSESKKQGAIAGKLTGSGRGGSMILLAEDLETAQKIQQSAHDLGAHHTWIEYLGG; this is encoded by the coding sequence ATGACACAATATGGTTATGGTGAAGCAAATGGAAAAGTAATATTAATTGGAGAACATGCAGTCACGTTTGGGCAACCAGCTATTGCTATTCCATTCACTTCAGGGGTTGTTCGTGCAACAATTACATCAAGAGACGATGATGAAAAATCATATATTTCGAGTGATGTTTATACTGGTAATTTAGCAACTGCACCTGAACATTTAAAAGCAGTGACTACACGCTTTATAGAAAAATATAACATCAAAGAACCAATTAAAGTAACGATTGAAACTAATTTACCACCTTCACGTGGACTAGGATCAAGTGCCGCTTTTGCGGTAGCGTTTATTAGAGCAAGTTATGATTATTTGGACCAACCATTATCAGATGAGTTATTAATTTCTGAAGCAAATTGGTCAGAAAGAATAGCACATGGTAAACCGAGTGGCATTGACACACAAACGATTGTTTCAAACAAACCAGTATGGTTTAAACAAGGTAATGTCGAAAATTTAAAAACATTAACGTTGAACGGTTATATGGTCATTGTAGATACTGGAATACAGGGATCGACGAAAGAATCAGTTGAAGATGTACATAATTTATGTGATTCCGATGATAAATATCTGCAATATATCGAACATATTGGTAAAATGGTTTATGATGCTAGTGACGCGATTAAAGATTCTAATTTTAATAAGTTAGCGACTATTTTTAATTCTTGTCAGGAATGTTTAAGGTATTTAACTGTCAGTCATGAAAAAATCGAACTTATTTTATCTGAAAGTAAGAAACAAGGTGCTATAGCTGGTAAATTAACTGGTAGTGGTAGAGGAGGAAGTATGATTCTTCTCGCGGAAGACCTTGAGACTGCACAAAAAATACAACAAAGTGCCCATGATCTTGGTGCGCATCATACATGGATTGAATATTTAGGAGGGTAA
- a CDS encoding APC family permease, giving the protein MSNKNVNVDRGDLKQNLSEKFVWAIAYGSCIGWGAFILPGDWIGQSGPIAAAIGITIGALLMILIAVSYGALVERFPVSGGAFAFSFLGFGRYVSFFSSWFLTFGYICVVALNATAFSLLIKFLMPDILETGKLYTIAGWDVYITEIIIASVLLLVFMFIAIKGASVSGSLQYYFCVAMVITILLLFIGSFFGHNFALDNLQPLASKSKGWFTSIIMIVAVAPWAYVGFDNIPQTAEEFDFSPNKTFKLIVYSLLASALTYVVMLLYTGWLSTGSKGLNGNLWLTGAETQEAFGYIGLAVLAIAIMMGIFTGLNGFLMSSSRLLFSMGRSGIMPSAFSKLHKKYKTPYVAIIFLVAITLIAPWLGRTALTWIVDMSSTGVSIAYLITCLSAVKLFSYNKSSNTYGPIYKTFAILGSIVAFIFLLLLLIPGSPAGLSMPSYIALGGWTILGLIFFIVRYPKLKRMNNDYLSQMILNRTDAEVEQILHEEDKK; this is encoded by the coding sequence ATGAGTAATAAAAATGTAAATGTGGATAGGGGAGATTTGAAACAAAATCTCTCTGAAAAATTTGTATGGGCTATTGCATATGGTTCATGTATTGGTTGGGGTGCGTTTATTTTACCTGGTGATTGGATAGGTCAATCAGGACCGATTGCAGCTGCGATTGGTATCACAATAGGCGCATTATTAATGATTTTAATTGCAGTGAGTTATGGTGCTTTAGTAGAACGTTTCCCAGTATCTGGCGGTGCATTCGCCTTTAGTTTCTTGGGATTTGGTAGATACGTAAGCTTTTTCTCATCTTGGTTTTTAACATTTGGATATATTTGTGTTGTAGCTTTGAATGCTACGGCATTTAGTTTATTAATAAAGTTCTTAATGCCTGATATTTTGGAAACAGGCAAGTTATATACGATAGCTGGTTGGGATGTTTATATTACAGAAATTATTATTGCGTCAGTATTGCTCTTAGTATTTATGTTTATAGCAATTAAGGGTGCTAGCGTGTCTGGTTCACTACAATATTATTTCTGTGTGGCAATGGTTATTACGATTTTATTATTATTCATTGGATCATTTTTTGGTCATAACTTTGCCCTTGATAACCTTCAACCATTGGCTAGTAAATCTAAAGGATGGTTTACTTCTATTATAATGATTGTGGCAGTGGCGCCATGGGCATATGTCGGATTTGATAATATCCCACAGACTGCAGAAGAATTTGATTTTTCACCTAATAAAACTTTTAAACTTATTGTGTATAGTTTATTAGCGTCTGCACTCACTTATGTCGTAATGCTATTATATACAGGTTGGTTAAGCACAGGTTCTAAAGGTTTAAATGGTAACCTGTGGTTAACAGGAGCTGAAACGCAAGAAGCTTTTGGTTATATAGGTTTAGCCGTGCTGGCTATTGCAATCATGATGGGGATATTTACCGGTTTAAATGGCTTTTTAATGAGTTCAAGTAGATTATTATTCTCAATGGGTCGTTCTGGTATTATGCCTTCAGCATTTAGCAAATTGCATAAGAAATATAAAACGCCATATGTTGCAATTATATTCTTAGTAGCAATCACTTTAATAGCACCGTGGTTAGGTCGTACGGCATTAACTTGGATTGTTGATATGTCTTCAACAGGCGTATCTATAGCATATTTAATTACATGTCTGTCAGCTGTTAAATTGTTTAGTTATAACAAAAGCAGCAATACTTATGGCCCAATATACAAAACATTTGCGATATTAGGTTCTATCGTAGCATTTATATTTTTACTATTATTATTGATTCCTGGATCACCAGCTGGTTTATCAATGCCTTCGTACATTGCTCTAGGTGGTTGGACGATACTTGGATTAATCTTCTTTATTGTACGTTATCCTAAGTTGAAACGTATGAATAATGACTATTTAAGTCAAATGATATTAAATAGAACAGATGCGGAAGTTGAACAAATTTTACATGAAGAAGATAAAAAATAA
- the mvaD gene encoding diphosphomevalonate decarboxylase produces the protein MAKSGKARAHTNIALIKYWGKADEQLILPMNNSLSVSLERFYTETKVTFDETYTEDKLVLNGVEVDDKESAKIRKYMDMVRDKSNTSMFAYIESDNYVPTAAGLASSASAYAALAAACNEALQLNYSKRELSKLARRGSGSASRSIFGGFVEWEKGHDDDSSYSFPIDADNWEDDLAMIFVVINNKSKKVSSRAGMSLTRETSRFYQYWLDYVDEDIANVKTAIAHKDFVGMGEIIEANGLRMHATNLGAQPPFSYLVADSYQAMEIVHQCREAGHPCYFTMDAGPNVKILVEQRHKQYVIEQLESYFGHDKIIASDITRSGVEIIE, from the coding sequence TTGGCTAAAAGTGGTAAAGCGCGCGCACATACAAATATTGCGTTAATTAAATATTGGGGTAAGGCTGATGAACAATTAATTTTACCGATGAATAACAGTTTATCAGTGTCATTAGAACGTTTTTATACGGAAACAAAAGTCACTTTTGATGAAACATATACCGAAGATAAGTTAGTATTAAACGGTGTCGAAGTAGATGATAAAGAAAGTGCCAAAATCCGTAAATATATGGATATGGTACGAGATAAAAGTAATACCTCAATGTTTGCTTATATAGAAAGTGATAACTATGTGCCAACCGCAGCAGGATTAGCTTCCTCTGCTAGTGCATATGCCGCTTTAGCAGCAGCTTGTAATGAAGCCTTGCAACTAAATTATAGTAAACGTGAGTTATCTAAACTTGCCCGTAGAGGTTCGGGATCTGCTTCACGTAGCATTTTTGGTGGCTTTGTAGAATGGGAAAAAGGACATGATGATGATTCATCTTATAGTTTTCCTATTGATGCCGACAATTGGGAAGACGATTTAGCTATGATTTTTGTAGTTATTAATAATAAATCGAAAAAAGTATCTAGCCGCGCAGGTATGTCTTTAACTAGAGAGACGTCACGTTTTTATCAATATTGGTTAGATTATGTTGATGAAGATATCGCAAATGTTAAGACGGCTATTGCGCATAAAGACTTTGTAGGTATGGGCGAAATTATTGAGGCCAATGGTTTACGTATGCATGCGACAAATTTAGGTGCACAACCGCCATTTTCTTATCTTGTTGCCGACAGTTATCAAGCAATGGAAATTGTACATCAATGTAGAGAGGCAGGCCATCCTTGTTATTTCACTATGGATGCAGGCCCAAATGTTAAAATTTTAGTCGAACAAAGACATAAGCAATATGTAATAGAGCAGTTAGAAAGTTATTTTGGACATGACAAAATTATAGCAAGTGACATTACGCGTTCTGGAGTAGAAATTATAGAATAA
- a CDS encoding DUF423 domain-containing protein, with the protein MKLFIILGALNALMSVATGAFGAHGLEGKLTDKYMSVWEKATTYQMYHGLGLIALGIISGTTSMNVNWSGWLLFGGIVFFSGSLYILALTQIKILGVITPIGGLMFLAGWLLLVIATIKL; encoded by the coding sequence ATGAAGCTATTTATAATTTTAGGTGCTTTAAATGCACTCATGTCAGTAGCAACAGGTGCTTTTGGAGCGCATGGTTTAGAAGGCAAGTTAACAGATAAATATATGTCAGTTTGGGAAAAAGCAACAACATACCAAATGTATCATGGTTTAGGGCTTATTGCTCTAGGTATTATTAGTGGGACGACGTCAATGAATGTTAATTGGTCAGGATGGTTACTTTTTGGAGGTATCGTATTCTTTAGTGGCTCGTTATATATTTTAGCGTTAACACAAATTAAAATATTAGGTGTAATCACGCCAATTGGTGGCTTGATGTTTTTAGCAGGATGGTTGTTATTAGTGATCGCAACAATCAAATTGTAA